From Cherax quadricarinatus isolate ZL_2023a chromosome 64, ASM3850222v1, whole genome shotgun sequence, one genomic window encodes:
- the LOC128700063 gene encoding myosin regulatory light chain 2, whose protein sequence is MSRKSGSRSSSKRSKKSGGGSNVFDMFTQRQVAEFKEGFQLMDRDKDGIIGKTDLRATFDEIGRIATDQELDEMLADAPAPINFTMLLNMFAERQTGESDDDDVVAKAFLAFSDAEGLIDCDVFRHALMTWGDKYSAQEADDALDSMDVDDNGKIEVQSIIQMLTAGGGDDAPAAEDTA, encoded by the coding sequence ATGTCCCGCAAGTCCGGCTCCCGCTCCTCctccaagaggtccaagaagtcAGGAGGAGGAAGCAATGTGTTTGATATGTTCACACAGCGGCAGGTGGCCGAATTTAAGGAAGGCTTCCAGCTGATGGACCGCGATAAGGATGGTATAATCGGCAAGACTGATCTCCGCGCCACTTTCGACGAAATCGGCCGTATCGCCACCGACCAGGAGTTGGACGAGATGCTTGCTGACGCTCCCGCCCCCATCAACTTTACTATGTTGCTCAATATGTTCGCAGAGAGGCAAACGGGCGAGTCTGACGACGACGACGTGGTAGCAAAAGCCTTCTTAGCCTTTTCGGACGCCGAGGGACTCATAGACTGTGACGTCTTCCGTCACGCTCTCATGACGTGGGGAGACAAGTACTCGGCTCAAGAAGCGGATGACGCACTCGATTCCATGGATGTTGATGACAACGGCAAGATCGAGGTTCAGAGCATCATCCAGATGTTGACTGCTGGAGGCGGTGATGATGCACCCGCGGCCGAAGACACTGCCTAA